A portion of the Oligoflexus sp. genome contains these proteins:
- a CDS encoding phosphatase PAP2 family protein: MRRLILPLIEDKAKKRVLVWSAAVFALIYSGLGHCPWTRPVYLPLTDLDRAIPLLPWTLLIYLSDYLFILLVLLSLKKAEDFSTAFYRMIVGIGLSFVIFLFFPTVYPRPLLPADPLWGETFLFLHFLDQPTNCFPSLHVSMTLIAAASMRPSSRGWRAFGWMWALAICLSTLTTRQHYVWDVLGGAAIAWAAWVVKARREP, from the coding sequence GTGCGAAGACTGATTCTGCCTTTGATTGAAGACAAAGCGAAAAAGCGCGTGCTCGTATGGAGCGCAGCGGTCTTCGCCTTGATCTATAGCGGACTTGGCCATTGTCCATGGACCCGTCCTGTCTATCTGCCTTTGACAGACCTGGATCGGGCGATTCCGCTGCTGCCATGGACGCTTTTGATTTACCTCTCGGACTATCTCTTTATCCTGCTCGTTCTGCTCTCGCTGAAGAAGGCCGAGGATTTCAGCACAGCCTTCTATCGCATGATCGTCGGGATTGGGCTGAGCTTTGTCATCTTCCTGTTTTTCCCCACGGTTTACCCAAGGCCGCTTTTGCCTGCGGATCCTTTGTGGGGTGAGACTTTTCTTTTTCTCCACTTTTTGGATCAGCCTACCAACTGCTTTCCATCCCTTCATGTGTCGATGACGCTGATCGCTGCCGCATCCATGCGTCCCTCGTCCCGCGGCTGGCGGGCCTTCGGTTGGATGTGGGCCCTTGCCATCTGTCTTTCGACCTTGACGACCAGGCAGCATTACGTCTGGGATGTCCTGGGCGGAGCCGCCATTGCGTGGGCCGCATGGGTTGTGAAGGCCCGCCGCGAACCTTAG
- a CDS encoding TRASH domain-containing protein, whose amino-acid sequence MMRKVLDLVLTAAALSAPLSMPTMALAAGSSQQSQAQPWQKVDNKKVCMVTDMVFPRDQIPVQVGSKTYYGCCENCKATLGKDETVRYAVDPVSGKKVDKATAVIGAGPDGSVAYFENDANLEKFIALRKKS is encoded by the coding sequence ATGATGCGTAAGGTTTTGGACCTTGTTTTGACCGCCGCCGCCCTGTCCGCACCCCTTTCGATGCCGACCATGGCCTTGGCCGCGGGATCGTCTCAGCAGAGCCAGGCCCAGCCTTGGCAGAAGGTCGATAACAAGAAGGTCTGCATGGTCACGGACATGGTTTTCCCAAGGGATCAGATCCCCGTGCAGGTCGGCAGCAAAACGTATTATGGCTGCTGCGAGAATTGCAAAGCGACCCTGGGCAAGGATGAGACCGTGCGCTATGCCGTCGATCCTGTGAGTGGGAAGAAAGTGGATAAAGCGACCGCTGTGATCGGCGCAGGCCCGGATGGATCGGTGGCGTATTTTGAGAATGACGCCAACCTTGAGAAATTCATCGCGCTGCGTAAAAAATCCTGA